CAGCGTCCGGGTCACAAACCCATACACATCCTCTGAAATGGCATACACACGCCCATCTTGGACCGCCAAAACGCCGCCCAAGATGTCTTCGGCGTCTTCTACTTCGAACACCCAAAAATCCCCAAACGAAGGGCTAAAACGAAATTGTTGAGGCGAATCCGTGGATTGCAAACGCTCGATTTTCCGCAAGAAATTCGACAAAACGCCCATATCAATCCAAGTGTCATTTTGAGACGAAGCGCGTGGCATATTCAAAAAGATTTTATTTTTGTTATCTATCTATTTTACAGGAGAAAAATGAGCAAGTCAATCTGTTCCAATAAGATCCCTGACCTAAGACGAAACGTGCCTTTCCCGGTACGCACGGCTCAACAAAACGAATTAAAATAAAACTGAATATCAGCCCTCGCTGAAAAATTGAATAACTGTCCATATTCAACCGCTACTCAAGGACACTCGCTTCCGCTCGTGTCTAGATATCCAAATTCCTCACACTCTTAGCATGGGTCTGAATGAATTTTTTGCGAGGCAATACATCCGAGCCCATCAAAGTTTCAAAAACCTTATTGGCACGTTCGGCATCCTCTACATTCACTCTCAACATGATCCGAGTCTCCGGATTCATAGTGGTCTCCCACAATTGTTCCGGATTCATTTCTCCCAAACCTTTATAACGTTGAATATTGATCTTCATCTCTTTATCAAACGTCTTAATAATCTCTTCTTTTTGCTCCTCGTGATACGCATATTCCATCTTCTTGCCTTGAGACAACTTAAACAAAGGCGGTTGCGCGATATAAATATGCCCATGCTCGATCAACGGATAAAAATAACGATAAAATAAAGTTAAAAGAAGCGTTCGGATATGAGCTCCGTCCACGTCCGCATCGGTCATGATCACAATTTTATGATAACGCAATTTGGTGAGATCAAAAAACTCACCAATCCCCACTCCAATCGCGATGATCAAAGATTTAATTTCATTATTTCCCAAAATACGATCCATGCGGGAATGTTCCACGTTTAAAATTTTTCCACGAAGGGGAAGAATGGCTTGTATTTCACGATTTCGACCCTGCTTGGCCGAACCGCCGGCCGAATCTCCCTCAACGATGTAAAGCTCGGACTCCTCGGGCTCTCGAGAAGAACAATCCGCCAATTTCCCGGGCAAAGTCATGCCCTCCAGCGCCCCCTTGCGAATCACGGTGTCGCGCGCCGCACGAGCGGCCAAACGAGCGCGAGCCGCCAACGAACATTTGGCAAAAATTTCCTTAGCTCCGGTCGGATTTTCCTCTAAATATTCCTGTAAAAAGTCTCCAAACACGCTCTCCACTGCGGTACGAATCTCGGGATTCCCGAGTTTACTCTTGGTTTGCCCTTCAAATTGAGGATCCGGCAATTTTACGGAAATCACGACGGTCAACCCTTCCCACACATCTTCGGATAAAAGATTGAGATCTTTCTCTTTTAAAAATGCATTGTTGCGAGCGTATTGATTGATCACGCGGGTCAAAGCAGATTTGAATCCGGTGAGATGCATTCCGCCTTCCGGCGTATGGATGGTATTGGCAAATGTAAAAATATGTTCCTGAAATCCTTGGGTGTATTGCATGGCAACCTCAATGCTGCCTTCATTCGGGCTTTTTTCAACATAAATCACTTCCCCAATCGTTTCCTTCCCTTTATTCAAATGGCGAACATAAGACTTAATCCCTCCTTCAAAATGGAAACGATAACGATTGAGCTCTTCTCCGCGTTCATCGATTAAGGAAATCGTCACTCCTTTGGTGAGGTAAGCTTGTTGGCGCAATCGATTCAAGATCGTTTGAAAATTGTATTCCGTCGTGGTTTCAAAAACCGCGGGATCGGCCCAAAATGTAATCTTAGTTCCGTTATGAGTGGACGTCCCCGTCACTTTCACGTCCGCCTTGGCCACCCCATGGTCGTAACTCTGATAATACGTTTTATTATCGCGATAAACCTCGGCATCCAATCGGACCGAAAGGGCATTCACAACCGAGACTCCGACTCCATGAAGACCTCCTGAAACTTTATATCCGCCACCCCCAAATTTTCCTCCGGCGTGAAGCACGGTGAGAACGGTTTCGAGCGCGGATTTGCCGGTCTTAGAATGTTTATCCACCGGGATCCCACGACCATCATCATAAACACTAATAGAATTGTCCTTATGAATGGT
The genomic region above belongs to Candidatus Gracilibacteria bacterium and contains:
- the gyrB gene encoding DNA topoisomerase (ATP-hydrolyzing) subunit B, yielding MNSSPSTSSSTATTSSYSADQIQVLEGLEAVRRRPGMYIGSTDVTGLHHLVWEVVDNAIDEAMAGYCKNIIVTIHKDNSISVYDDGRGIPVDKHSKTGKSALETVLTVLHAGGKFGGGGYKVSGGLHGVGVSVVNALSVRLDAEVYRDNKTYYQSYDHGVAKADVKVTGTSTHNGTKITFWADPAVFETTTEYNFQTILNRLRQQAYLTKGVTISLIDERGEELNRYRFHFEGGIKSYVRHLNKGKETIGEVIYVEKSPNEGSIEVAMQYTQGFQEHIFTFANTIHTPEGGMHLTGFKSALTRVINQYARNNAFLKEKDLNLLSEDVWEGLTVVISVKLPDPQFEGQTKSKLGNPEIRTAVESVFGDFLQEYLEENPTGAKEIFAKCSLAARARLAARAARDTVIRKGALEGMTLPGKLADCSSREPEESELYIVEGDSAGGSAKQGRNREIQAILPLRGKILNVEHSRMDRILGNNEIKSLIIAIGVGIGEFFDLTKLRYHKIVIMTDADVDGAHIRTLLLTLFYRYFYPLIEHGHIYIAQPPLFKLSQGKKMEYAYHEEQKEEIIKTFDKEMKINIQRYKGLGEMNPEQLWETTMNPETRIMLRVNVEDAERANKVFETLMGSDVLPRKKFIQTHAKSVRNLDI